Genomic window (Arachis hypogaea cultivar Tifrunner chromosome 13, arahy.Tifrunner.gnm2.J5K5, whole genome shotgun sequence):
tttatattttaatattaataaaatatcaaaatattattacgatttatctaaaaaatactttatattttatatgtatatacgtaTCTTCTTAtcatataagattttaaaattcacttATTGTCATATCTTATATCGTGTCGTATTTCCTACCGTATTAATATTCATACATCATAAAGTATAACTATAGAAGAGGCAAGACCATTAGTCATCAAAGTGTGTATTTAACTTTGTAAACGCTATAAATTGTGAAAGTCAACATAATTGTGCATCCAAAAATGAGTAGGGCCACCAAAACGTATATTGtcattaaaaatttgttattattttctaattcaattttaaaacaacaaaataaaaaattaacctcGAATTGGCTTACACTTTTGAGGTAGAATaagaatacatttatttattcacAAAACACTCCAAAAATTCTCTCCAATAAAAGCGCGCGCACacgtgtatgtatatatataatcaggttagatatacaaaaattaatgattaatataaaatatatatcataatatataaaaaatattaaataatatatatttatatataaatatgtaataactaattttaataattaattttaaatataaataacatataagtcttagattaattaaaaatattaaaatatctttgACTTTTTAAATTATgagacatttaaatttttttatccaaattattAAAATTTCTCTAAAAGactgatttatttttatatatattttgaatgattttggataaaaatatttaaatgtttcgtattttaaaaaataagagacatttttatatttttaattaataattaatttatttatttttaaaataaaaaattaataacctatttatagtttactcatatttttaTATAGAGATCACAGATTTGGTTTTCAGTTGCAGAGTTAagttatttatttgaaaaagagatAATAAAACCAATAGAAAACGTACCACATTAATtttcagaagatagaaaacaaattatATGTTAGCTATGGGCACAAGTACGTAGTGATCATCAACGTAAGTACGTAACAACCTTGATACACATACATATCCAACGTAACTTTCTCGATGATCATCACTAACCTCTGTCCTCAGATCTCTTCTGATTCTTCACTCACcatgaaaatgaaagaaaattattACTCAGACATTCTCATCATCATCCTATGTACCTTCCAATCCACATTGATCATTTACTTAGTGCTACCTTACATCTGGATATGGTCAAAACCTGCCGACCCAAACAACCTAATTTAAAATGGGTATTAATAActgttaattaaaataataaaattttgtacttaacattaactttttttattactATCTATTGTATTAATAGGTAATTATGTAATTCTAAAGTTGTCATATTATTAAAAAGATTAAGTTGATCTATTGGTTAACTCACTAGTTTGGTTAAACAAGTGTCAAAAGTTTAAGTCTCACTTTGTACATATAACAActcattagtcaataataaattcgtaaacaaaactccaataatctaCCGCAGCTTAATTCTTAACTAAAGAGTTGGGAGAAAGATAGTCTAAATTTTTATTTGGAGCTCATATAATGATaacttaaataatttatttatagtaaAAGAAGTCCTTGcaataattaatcattttaaGGCCGCAACTTTGGTGAGTTATATCTATAcacagataaaaaatattttttatcctcATTCGCTCGGCCTTTCTACAATTTCTTTTTCAACAACAACAgcactaataataacaataatatattaCCGAATTACGATACATAGCACAAGAACGTTAACTTAACAAATTAAAGCAGctaattactttttattacatCCTATATTCCTATAAAGATTTCTCTATTTGCGTCCCAGAGGCAAAAGAGAAGGTATACTTTGTTCATTTCTAAAGAAGTTAAGAGGATCAACCTTGGTCTTCACATGTACCAATCTATTGAAATTATTCTTGAAATACTTAAGACCCCAAACGCTAGCTTTCTTATAACTTGTGTAGCCATTTTTGTTATTGACCCCAATGTCAAGGTCTCTATAATTGACATATGCAGCTCTAGGGGACTTTGACACAAAAGGTTCCATGTAACTATAAACCCTTCTAATCCAATTCATATGCCTTTCTGCCACGTCATCCCCCTCCTCTACCCAATACACTATATGCTGAATCTTACATATGTTCCCAGCTCTATGTGGGAACGGAATCTCAGATTCTGGAATCTCATCCATTCTTCCCCCGTATGGATTGAATATCATGAGTGCATATTGTGCCTCATCTTCATAAAACAGAGGCCACAAACCTTCTACACCTGACTCAGGAATTGGAACCGTCACATAATCTGATTTCCCTTTGAAATAAAACACAGAAGATTGAGTTCTGTTCAGCAACACTTGAGGGGATTCATTGCTTGAGAAACCACCCAGGTAAAGCACTGATTGGATCCAACTCATCTCAGAGCAATCTTGTTTAAGCAAACCCAATTCAGGGAAGCGTTCTTGCACCAGTGGAATGAGTTCCTCCACAGTTCCAAGAAACATGGATTCAAATGTGGCTTGTACTGTTAAACTCCCTTGTTTATTActtgatgatgatgagttcagtctctgcaagatgatcctgatggTTAGGTTGTCGTCTAGTTTATTTGCCACAAGGTGCCACTTATGAACAAGCTCAGTTGCGTTTTGTTCTCGAGTTCTTGCAACTCTGAACACTGTTACAGTTGATGGAACCGTAACTAGCTGTATCTTCCATGAAATTATTACTCCAAAGCTTGCTCCACCGCCACCTCTAATGGCCCAAAAGAGATCCTCACCTGTGTTTGTtaaatatttgtattattttttttatataaaataatttcacACGTGCATTTAACACCACATAGTACATaaataattatccaaaaaaaaCACATATAATTGCGTGATtatgtaaattaaaatataaaaaatactaaaaaatcatcagaatttattattttttattattatttaactatCACCTCAATCTTTTTAGTCTAATTCCTTTAATCTAATAATCCAACAGCATATTTTATCCTATATTTTTAAACGTTGAtagcgaaaaataataaagtcCAATAACCTCTAACATTTttcgtaaaatattttatacctagatgtatcaaaattaaactcataaaatacaaaatatttttatcttctctcaattaaaaaaagttttaataTCAAAAATGAAAAGTAAGAGATGTGTATATAAAACTAGTGCTTGAAATATTACTCGACAATAAACTGATTTGACAATTTCATAAAAGAtagaatatattatataaaaatttaattttgatttattaataaacaatataaaatcaataaaatattctatttttattaagtaaaactcaaactcaaaatttttaaatgagaACAGAAAGACTATGCCATATAAATTATAGTTtgtaattaaatacatataaaatcaaaattaaattcattaaataaatgACAAGATATTGCATTATAgttaaatgataaaaaaactcACCCATGGCTTCCCTGTCAAGTAATCTACCATTGACATCAATAATGTGAGCATCGATGATGTTATCAGCAGCGAGGCCGTATTTACGCATCAAGAATCCATAGCCGCCACCACTGAATTGCCCACCAACTCCTACGGTGGAGCACACGGCGGCGGGAAATCCTAGGGTTTTGCTTTTTTGGCTGATTGCATAGTAAAGTTGACCAATAGTTGCACCAGCTTGGACCCATGCAGTACGGTTATCTGCGTCCACGTGGATCTCACTCAAGTTGATGAGGTCAATGATGACGAACGGAACTTCTGAAACGTATGAGAGGCCTTCATAGTCATGGCCGCCGCTTCGAGTTCTAATCTGCATGCCATGGCGTTTCGAACATATGATTGTGGCTTGGATTTGGGATATTTCTGAGGGTGTTACGATTACAAGGGGCTTTGACGTTGTGTTCGTTTCGAATCTCAGGTTTTGAATGGAGAATTGGAGTACGGATGAGTAGGATGAGTTGGATTTGGTGTAAACAAGCTTAGATGTTGATGTTGAATTATTCGAATATTGATAAAGGCATTCCACCAAGTTTTCGTTATTGTTAGTATCATCATCAAGTGTGCTTGCTGATGAACATGTTAAGGATAAAGAGAACAGAAGAACAATGAAATACCAACTTATAGAATTCATTATATTTTGTGTTGAGAATACTATTGTGTGCTTTGTATATGAGTATCAGATTTATATAATAGTCACGACTAGCTAATTTAATTTGATACGTACCCAAAAGTGTGAATGaagatttattttttgatatGATATTGAAGTTCAACACTAcctaaaaataacattataatcaaagtgtaaatataagaataaaagagattagAAATCAATTTTGATCATATGCAGTGGGAGACAATTCAATCACGTAAAAGTAGACAGATGGTTATGTTGAAAAATATATAGAATCCTCAAACTTGTTGAAAATTTGTTTAGACAAGTCTTGAACAATAAAGATAtatatttatttctatggataaTATATATCTAAAGAGGTGACGTCTATGGTAAATGTAAGGGTTTGCTGGCTAAGACTGACCAACGAATTTGGATTGGACACGTGGGTTCGTTTGACTTGAATGAGAGTAATTTGACTCACGGTAAATGAGATAACAAGCAACGGTGAAATTTTTtaatctttctctcttttcttttgagttttgacaATGTCCAGGCAAACAAATGACTCGACCCGACCTTATTAACATCTCAGTCCAACAGGTTGTCATCACGACCCGGATCCTACTCTAGACGTCCTCAGTGTTCTTCTTCATGCCCGATGCTGCAATGAACTGAAGACAGCGCCTCCACCTCTGTTGTTTCCAGGATCGATGTGCTCCGCTGGCCCGGACTTCTTTGCTTGATGCTTTCCGCCGTCACCTAACGCAGCTTGGTTCAGGATACTCCTTTCCTTTGCCGCTCTGGCCTCATGCGATGGCCTTCGCCGATTCCCTTCCACGGCTCTTGGAGGTTGTTGGGTTGGTTTGCCTCCTGGTTTCTTCGAAGGTCAAGAAGAAGATTCAGGTGCCATCGCCGCGCCCAATTCCTTCGATCTAGATCCGGCTGAAGATAATGTCTTCGCTTCTGGGCCGCCCCCTTCCTTGCTTACCGTTGTTGCTCCATCCAGTCCTTCTCATCGCGTTTTCTAGGACCACGGATATGGCTGTGTCGTGCTCTCTATAGCCATCGATCTCAGTGCCTCTGTGGTTGCCCTGTGATACCTCCGCGATGGTGTTGCTTCCTGTGACGGTACAGCTGCCCACGACGGTGATGCTGCCGGCGATCATTTTGTTTCCAGTATTCCTTTTTGGCCTTGTATTTATCCTCAGTAAATTTTCCACACTTGGGGCGTTTCACATTCGCCTAATTACACATTAACGCATAACAGCCATCTATCCTCACTTAATCCGCTTGCCACGCGTCATTCTTTCAATGGCTGGTCAACTCCTTAGTCACGCTTAGGCACCCATAGTTGAGCCACCAGAGACTCCACCATCTAAAGAAGCTTCAACTTAACAAACGCTACAATCAACTTATACCTCGCTCACACGCAAACTACTTGTTTAGACTTTAGACAAGTCGTGTAATTGAATACTCTTTGTAAATTAAAAACTTAAGGATGTATGACTAACTGGTATGCTTACTGAGGCTTATCACTTTTGATGGAGCTTGTCACTTTTGAAATTTGAAGGCAGGATCTACCTCAGATAGGACTACAATAAAGTATAGTTCATAGTTGTTTGTCTCTATTCAGTATTCAGGATTCCATTATTTAGTGTAAACTTCTTGGAATTATTGTAGTATTGCCCAGTCAAATTCTTCTACGTGTGAAAGTCAACTATGCTGATTGACATCCCGAAATAAAATTCAACCAATAAATAAATATCGTGCGTTGAATTTGAGTTTAGTGTAATTGTGTCTTTTTAAATCAAAATCCTTCTGTCGATTTTGCGACAAATATTGTAACAATTGAAAAGTCGTTGTGTAGAGTATACATTTTGTTTCTTAagattgaaaaaatttaaaaatatttttttatatttattttaatttcaacttTAATGTTTTAatctttaaagtttttttttttataatcaacATATAGTCTATATTGTTGAGGCGATACAAGACATGTCTTTTTTGTTCTTCTATAATttacatttttaaaaaagaaacatCCGAAGTTTTAAAACATTTAGAACTCTAGAGCATCTATGATTCACATATGAGATAGTCTTTCTTATATTTACATTTAAAACGTTTATAATAGCAAATTCAATATGAGATTGTCTGTCTTATATGATTCACACATCCCATGTGCACTTATCAATTATACTGAGCAACATAATGGCAATAAGTTTTCTCTGTTTTAGACCTTCCAACCTAACAAATTGCATATAATTGTTAGTAGTTGTTCATAATTATCTTAAGCTTTTCCTATCTTTCTTCTAAGTTTGAGTTTATGCGCCTTCAAAATTGTTGAAGCAAGCCGGATCACAATGTTTATCTAGAATCATCACCAACTTGTAAGTAATGATTATCTGCATAACCATTTTATGGTCACGGCTAAGAAGCTAATTTGGGATTTCAATTAAGAGTTAGCACTGCCAGAATATTCCCAAGCTCTTCCACTCATTTTGATTCAGGATAAGAAAAATTTAGGACACAGTaaacatattttttcttttttataaataacCATCTTGAAGCTCTCAAGGTCCTCATGCAAAATATATATTAGGCATTGAAGTAGCCTCTGAAATAATATTGTTATGGAAGAAGGACACCCTCCATACACTGATACACAGAAGCAAATGAATAAAGCAGCTTATTTGATTATATATGCTGCTgatcttaaaatatttatttgtgaCTCTTTGACACGAGTGAAGGTATACTCTGTTCATACCTGAAGAAATTAAGAGGATCAACCTTGGTCTTCACATGTGCCAACCTATTGAAGTTGTTCTTGAAATACTTCTCACCCCAAACGCTAGCTTGCTTATAGCTTGTGTAGCCATTAATGTTATTGACCCCAATATCAAGATCTCTATAGTTGACATATGCAGCTCTAGGGGACTTTGAAACAAGCGGTTCCATATAACTATATAGCCTTCTAAGCCAATGGATGTTCCTTTGTGCGGCTTCATCCCCTTCTTCCTGCCAAAAAACTAGGTAAAGAACTAAGCACAAGTTTCCAGATCTGTGTGGAAATGGAAGTTCAGACTCAGAAATCTCATCCATTCTGCCCCCAAAAGGAAACAATTGCATAAATACACCTTTGCCCTCATCTTCATTGAACAGTGACCATATTCCGTCTAACCCATCTTCAGGAATGGGATGTCTCAAATAGTCAGATTTTGCTTTATAAGTAGTTTGCACTGAAGTTGGATTTCTTTGCAGCAAATAACCAAGGGATCGAGCAACTCTAGTCATGAAGACGACCGATTCGATCCAGCTCATCTCGGTATAATCTTCCTTGACCAAACCCAATTCTGGGAAGCTTTCTTGCATCAGGGGAATGAGCTGATCCTTACCTCCAAGAAACACGGCTTCAAATGTGGCTTGTGTTGTTAACTCTCCCTTTTTACTTGAATTCACCCTTTGCAATATGAGATTAATGGTTATGTCCTCATGAATTTTACTTGCCACAAGCTGCCACTTAAGAATAAGCTTAGTTGCATTCTGTTCCAAGGTTCTTTTAACTCTGAATACTGTTACGGTTGATGGAACTGAAACTAGTTTGACCTTCCATGCTAGGATGACTCCAAAGCTTGCTCCACCACCACCTCTAATGGCCCAGAAAAGGTCCTCACCCATAGCTTTTCTGTCAAGAAGCCTTCCCTTCACATCAATCATGTGAGCATCAACTATGTTATCAGCAGCAAGGCCATATTTACGGATCAAGAATCCATAGCCACCGCCACTGAAGTGTCCACCAACTCCTACAGAGGGGCATACACCCGCTGGAAAAGCCAGAGTTTTGCTTTTCTCATTGATTCTATAATAAAGTTCACCTATAGTTGCCCCGGCTTGAACCCATGCAGTTCTTTTTTCTACGTCCACCTCAATTTTTCTGTACTTTATGAGATCAATGACAACAAATGGAACTCGAGAAGTATAGGAGATTCCCTCAAAGTCATGGCCACCACTTCAGGTTCGAATCTGCAAGCCATGGCGTCGGGCACAAATTATGGTGGCTTGAACATGGGAAGCATGCCGGGGTGTCACAATGACAAGGGGTTTAGGGGTTGTTTTGGTGGCAAATCTATGGTTGTGAACAGAATACTTGAGTACAGATGAATAGGAGGAAATGGTTTTGGTGTAGACAAGCTTAAAGATTGACGCGGAGTTATGAAGTTGAAGACACTGAAGGAAGTCTTCTTCAGTATGAGACACACAAGACACGAATGAAAATAAAAGGACAATTATGACAACAGTAAAATGTGGTCTTGGGTCCTTCATTTTGTTGGTGTCTGTGCACCAGAGTTATTGCAAATTCAGAAACACCACTCTACTGCTTTTTAAATTGACTGCTTTGTCCCAAAATTTAGCACTATTATCAGATGAATTTTTCTAATAAGAAAAGTGAGCAACACAAATTATCACGTGTTGTATAAACACAAATGACCTCTAATACCGCTTTTTACATGACATTATGAAATCCTGTTACCTGATCAAACAATATActtgcttctttttctatttttaattttccatCAGCTTTTGTTTATGACACACTTATGATTCCTGTGAAGGGACATTGAGAGCTTCCTTGACTGCACTATGGAGTTAGTGGTTTTCTTTCCTCTCTGCCATTCTTACGAAATTACCGTCCAAAATGAGTAGATAAATAAAGTTAATGATAGCTAATGCATAGTTATATACTAGCACAACTGCGAATAGGATTGGGTAAGCATAATTGTATAGGCAGCTAATAATTAAGAACTTGAACAGTTCTCAGAACTTATAAATTTCAATTATTTGGTAGAAAGCTATATGCATTATTTAGTCACGTTCATCACGATGTTGGATCCAGCATCAGCATGATGCTGAAGAGTTATTAGGAGCAAAATTTGTACACCACTAAGCAGAAAAGATTTATATAATTAACAGCGAATGAGTGGCATTAATTGATGAAGGGGTAGATAATTAGAGAGAGGATAAACACAAACTACCCCACACTGCGGAATCCAGCCAACAGAGTTGGTTAACGTACCTTATCTGCTTATCAAGAATCAAATTGGGCCAATCCAAAATGATggcaaaagagaaaataaagagtaGTGTGGCCTTGAGTGGGGGAAGAATGTGCCCACTGTGAACAaggaaaagaataaaaataaataatctaacCATGATAATGTGGGAGTTGGAACTGTTATTCAAATGGAGTGTATTTTTATCCTTTAGTGATCTTTTCAGGTGTTAATTTTTACCTTGTTCCTTTGGTTTTCGGACTTTATGATCTACTATCTTCGGCTTCTCTTACATCTCTTAGCTATCAAGGGGGAAAAAGAATGAATACCTTCCATGAATTCATCCAAGTAGCTATTTTCCTGAATTTCTTCACCCCAAACTGCTCAGCCACCCAACTTTCACAGCTGCAAGATTTCATCTGCAACATAAATCTACATCAGAAACTTCGATTCATTCATTAACAACACAAATGTCAGACAAGTGTAGCAAGTCTTGCTCATACAAAAGTGAAACATAAAGATGATAAAGTTAACACAAACGATATTGTTATCCTTTAGTGActgaaaccgaaaaaaaaaaacatagcccTCAACAAATTTTGAATTAGGACTTATTAATCTGAGAATTTCACAAAGAATATGTAATATGGAGTATAGACATATATAACTCACAAGTATATAACTTAGAGAAATAAGTGCCTCAACACAACAATTGGAAAAAGATAATAcacataataaaaatattctagAAATAAAAATTTGTACACCACTTTTTCTCTATTCCAATTATCTACAGTAGATAAGtatattaaattttcaaacaaaaaaacaacaaaaataaataatatcttatTGTTATATTATAGAAGAAGtttcttaataaaattttttaattgacaAGATAAATATAATCCCCTGTTATACAA
Coding sequences:
- the LOC112792372 gene encoding berberine bridge enzyme-like 18, which encodes MNSISWYFIVLLFSLSLTCSSASTLDDDTNNNENLVECLYQYSNNSTSTSKLVYTKSNSSYSSVLQFSIQNLRFETNTTSKPLVIVTPSEISQIQATIICSKRHGMQIRTRSGGHDYEGLSYVSEVPFVIIDLINLSEIHVDADNRTAWVQAGATIGQLYYAISQKSKTLGFPAAVCSTVGVGGQFSGGGYGFLMRKYGLAADNIIDAHIIDVNGRLLDREAMGEDLFWAIRGGGGASFGVIISWKIQLVTVPSTVTVFRVARTREQNATELVHKWHLVANKLDDNLTIRIILQRLNSSSSSNKQGSLTVQATFESMFLGTVEELIPLVQERFPELGLLKQDCSEMSWIQSVLYLGGFSSNESPQVLLNRTQSSVFYFKGKSDYVTVPIPESGVEGLWPLFYEDEAQYALMIFNPYGGRMDEIPESEIPFPHRAGNICKIQHIVYWVEEGDDVAERHMNWIRRVYSYMEPFVSKSPRAAYVNYRDLDIGVNNKNGYTSYKKASVWGLKYFKNNFNRLVHVKTKVDPLNFFRNEQSIPSLLPLGRK